Within the Nodosilinea sp. E11 genome, the region CTTGTGCGCTGACTTTGAAGAAGGCAAGCGGCTGATAAAGAATGTCCTCAAACGCCGTCGCAGTCGGGGGTATGTGTTGGTTAGGTAGAGTAAGTCTTTGGGCTCTAAGTCGTAGAAGCCTTGCCACGATAGAGATTACAGGCAACCCAACCTTAAGGCACAGCGGTTGACTGTATATGTCTAGACTTAAATACACCTGGCTATATAGACATATTTAAGTCTAGACATATAGACATATTGATGTCTTGAAGGCGAGGCGCTACGCTCAAGGCGCTGTTGAGGGATTAGCCCTGTGAAAATCTGTTCAGCGATTTCTCTATCGGGGGGGCAGGGGAAGACCACCACGGTGTTCTTTACGGCGCTGCTGCTGGCACGGCAGGGTAAAAAGGTGCTAGCGGTAGATGCCGACCCCCAGGCGAACCTGACCTTTTACCTGGGCCACGAAGTGCAACTCGACGAGCCCAGCCTATTTGAGGTGCTGACCAAGCAGGTCGAGGTCGAGGATGGGATATACAGCACCCAGTACGAAAGCCTGTTTGTGATGCCTGCCGATCGCGGCCTGTTCAAGGTTAGCGACTTTCTCAGCAGCAGCGGAGCAGGAGCCTTCATCTTGAAACAGCGGTTGCGCAAGATTCACGACATGTTCGATGTGGTGCTGATCGATGTGCAGCCATCGCGATCGCAGATCTGCCTCTCCGCTGTTGGGGCCTCTGACCATGTGCTGATTCCGGTAGAGGCCAATGTTAAGGGGGTAAACTCCCTGGTCGATACGCTGGATTTTTTAAATGAGCAAGCTGAGCTAGAGGCGTTCACTGGGTCGGTATTGGGGATAATTCCTTTTCGCGATCGCTGGGTGGGCAATACCCAAACCTTAGAAGGGCGGCAGAACATCGCCGCCATGCAAGAGTTCGCCGGAGAAACTCCCATTTTGTCCTCTATCCGTGAGTCAGAGAAGTTTAAGAATGCTATTCGCCAGGGCAAGTTACTCAGCGATCTGGGGCAACCCGACCTGCAATACCCCTTCGAGCAAATTGTAGAGGCCCTTACCCATGAGTGACGCCCTAGACCGACTCAAACAGCGGCAGCGCCCCAAGGTTGCCCCCCGTGATGCTTCACTAACCTCAAGACCCCAAGATATTCAGACATCAAGACATCAAGACATACAGACGTCTAGACATATAGAAGCTAGGGACATAGAAGTAAAGACTGATATGAAAGGGCTTCCGGCGGCAGGCGAGTCTAGACATATAGATACCCAGATGTCTGAACCCCTTGATGGAGAGAGGGGAGTAGAGACATCTAGACATATAGATATCCAGACGCCTAGACCTCTAGATGACGAGCCACCGACAAAGCGCAGCACCTTTCGCCTAGACGCCGACCTGATCCAACGGCTGCACAATTTTTGTCGGCACCAGGGGCTAAGCCGCGAAGTGCTGATCGAAGCTATGTACGAGTATATGGAGGCTAACCCTGAGGCCTTGGCCCAGGTGGTAGACAACGCCAGCCAGAAGCATGACCACCGACAGCAGCTGGCTAACCGTAAGCGGGCCGAGGCGATGATGAGCAAGTTTGGCCGAGACGTCTGATACCTGGTGTCGGACAAATCTGGGCGCAGGGTGCCAGCATGCTGTGGAGTGAACTTGGGATAATGCAGTTACAACGGCGTTTCTCGTTGGAGGCTAGGACAACCATGACCGTCACAACTACCTGAATGGGTCTGGCAGATAACGTGCTGCGGCTGCCTGCGCCGAATACCGCGCCAATATTGATGGGGTGATTAGGTTCAACTCGATTGCGGCGCATGTCTGAGCTTCTGTGGAAGTGCTATTTACTGCGATCGAGCGCCTTCACCACGTAATCTGGCAGCGGCTCTGCTGCGGGCGGTGGTCCATCGGCGAAGGTAATCAACCTCAGATACGCCGCTTCGCCATCCTCACCCTTTCCTGCGCTGCGGCTAAACCAAATCGCAGCCCCAAACTTTGGGTTACTGCCACTGCGGCGGGTGTAATGGTGCCCCATCCACCAGATGACAGTGGGTCCAGCTGCATCGCTGGCGACCTCGATCGCACCGATGGCGGCCACCCATTCATTCTTGTAGGCCGATAGCGGGCGTTTCCAGTTGGGCGGGTTACTCGCGGCGATCGCCATAGTGGCAACTTCAATCTGTTTCAATGCGCGGGCTAGGTCGGCGGTGTTGTCGGTCATGGTGGTGGGTAGGTGAGATGTGCGGTGGTGGGGCCAGCAAGGGCCAGCCCCAGGGCAGTCTA harbors:
- a CDS encoding ParA family protein, whose translation is MKICSAISLSGGQGKTTTVFFTALLLARQGKKVLAVDADPQANLTFYLGHEVQLDEPSLFEVLTKQVEVEDGIYSTQYESLFVMPADRGLFKVSDFLSSSGAGAFILKQRLRKIHDMFDVVLIDVQPSRSQICLSAVGASDHVLIPVEANVKGVNSLVDTLDFLNEQAELEAFTGSVLGIIPFRDRWVGNTQTLEGRQNIAAMQEFAGETPILSSIRESEKFKNAIRQGKLLSDLGQPDLQYPFEQIVEALTHE
- a CDS encoding single-stranded DNA-binding protein, translating into MTDNTADLARALKQIEVATMAIAASNPPNWKRPLSAYKNEWVAAIGAIEVASDAAGPTVIWWMGHHYTRRSGSNPKFGAAIWFSRSAGKGEDGEAAYLRLITFADGPPPAAEPLPDYVVKALDRSK